GACGTCCGCGGAAGTTACCGAGCCCCGAAGGCCCCCTGAAGCGGCGCGAGCCCGGCGCGGCGACGCCGTACGACAGTCCGGCGTACGGCTGCTCCCGAACTGTCCGTGTTCTCACCGAACTGTCCGTGCGCGCGCGGGGCTTGGGCGCCCTGAACGGTTCGCAACGTAACCGACGGCGTCCTTTCGTCCGGGAAACAGCTCCCCTGGAACGCCACAAGATTCCCTCATGGCACGGCAAAAACTCCTGCCCCCGGGAACGCGGACCGGACAAACCCCCTCCTGGCGCGCGGATCTCGGCGAACGCCCGGAGCTCCGCGGAGCCGTTCGTCCCCCCGCACGACGGCCGTTGCCCTAATCTTGCCCCGACCTTGGGGGGTTGACATGGAGAAACGGCTCGAGGCCGGTTGGTGGCAGCGGATCGCCTGGGTGGTCCTCGCCTGGGGATCGTGCGGCGTACTGATGTGGGTGCCCTTCCTGTACGTCGCGATCCGCCGCGGCCGGGTGTCGGACTGGGGCGCGGTCGCCTCCTTCGCGCTCTACGAGTGCGTGACGCTGCCGCTGATAGCGGTCCGCGGCAGCGGGGACGACGACCCGTTCCTCGGCCTGGCCCTGATCGTGAGCATGCTCGTCGCGGCCGTGCTGCTGCTGTTCGGGGTGTTCGACAGGACGACACCGAAGCAGCCGGGGTACATGGGGATTCCCACTCCTGCGCCGGCTCAGCAGAATCCGTATCTGCGGTAGATGTCCGCGGTGGGTCGCGTCTTCCGGGGCAACCGGGGTGACAGAGCGGGCGAGTTGGGACCGAGTCCCTACGCGGCGGAGGCACCGGGTGCGCCGGACTCGCCGGACACGGCGAGCAGTTCGCACCAGACGTACTTGCCACGCCTGCCATGCCTGGCGAGCGGCTGCCAGCCCCACTGATCGGAACAGGCCCGGACCAGCGCGAGCCCCCGCCCGTCCTCGGACTCCGCGAGCTGGTCCAACGGCCTTGACGGGGGCGGGGGTTCGGGATCGGCATCCCACGCCCCGATCCGCAGCACACCGCCCGCCCACTGGACGCGCAGATCGGCGGGGCCGTCGGTATGCCGTACGGCGTTGGAGACCAGCTCGGTCGCGATGAGTTCGGCGGTGTCGACCAGGCCGATGAGTCCATGGACGGTGAGGATCAGGCGGAGGGTGCGGCGGCTCACGGTGACGGCTCGGGGGTCGTTGGGGATGGAGAGGGCGTACTCCCAGGGGGCGGGGGCGATGGGTTCGATCTCGCGCTCGGTTCCGGGCATGGGTCAACTCCGTTCAGGTGAAGGGGAGTTCGCGCGGTGGCTCTGCCACGGCCGTCGCGGCATGACGGGGTGGTGCACTTCCGCAGCGTGTGCGTTGCATCACCGACGGTAGACCTTAGATTTAAGAAACGGCAAGCCGATCGCGTAATCTGCCCCCGAACGAGGAGGAGCAGTCGATGGCGACCAAGCGCGAACCGACCGCACGTCAGATGCGGCTGGCAGTCGAACTGCGCAGACTCCGCGAGGCGGCAGACCTGAGCGCCCGCGAGGCGGCGGCGCTGCTGGGCGTGAACTCCGTCCAGATCAGCCAGATCGAGTCCGGCACGTCGGGTGTGAGTGAGAAGCGTCTGCGCCAGCTGGCCGCGCACTACGCCTGCACGGACGAGGAGTTCATCGACGCGCTGGTCGAGATGGCCACCGATCGGACGCGGGGATGGTGGGAGGAGTACCGGGGCCTACTGCCCACGTCGTTCCTGGACCTGTCGGAGCTGGAGCATCACGCCCGGTTTCAACACCACGTGACGATCCTGTACGTGCCCGGCCTCCTGCAGACAGAGGACTACGCCCGCGCCGTCTTCTCATCCCGACTTCCCGAACTCACCAGTGATGAGCTTGAGTTGCGCGTCCAGCACCGTCTGGCCCGCCAGAAGGGCACCATCCCGTACGAAGCGGTGATCCACGAGGCGGCACTTCGGATCAGAGTCAGCAACCGGGCCACGTCGAGGGCTCAACTCACCCGACTTCTACAGTCTTCCGAAGCGGACCACATCACCTTGCGCGTGATCCCCTTCGACGTGGACGACTTCGCCAAAGCCTCCAGCACGATGACGTACCTGGGCGGCGCCGTGCCCAAGCTGGACACGGTGCTGCGTGATGCCCCGCACGGCTCGCTGCTCGTGGATTCCGAGGCTCAACTCAGCACCTACCGAACGAGGTTCCGTATGGTGGAGGCCTCATCACTCGAACCCGCACAGTCGCGCGAGTTCATCCACAAACTGGCGAAGGAACTGTAGGGCACTCCATGGACAACTGGCGGAAGTCGTCCTACTCGGGCGAGGGAGACGGCAACGAGTGCGTTGAGATCGCCAGCTCCCCCGCGTACACACACGTATCCGTACGCGACTCGAAGGCGCCGGCCGGGGCCACGCTCACGTTCCCTGCGGGAACCTTCGCCGCCTTCGTAGACGTACTCAAAACGACTACGGGCGACCGCTGAAGCCCGCGGGGCGACCGGCCTTCTCCCACTCGACGAAGGTGTTGGTCCGGGCGAACACGAACTGCTTGACCGGGTCGTCGAAATAGCTCCACGGCACGCTGCCGATGTACTGGCCGACCGCGTGGAACTGCTCGACTCCCTCCGCGTACCGCTTGGTCCGGAACAGGGTGTAGGCCAGCATGTGCCGAATCGACGGCAGCCGATAGTGTCCGGGCGGCATCTGGGCCACCGCGTCCAGCGTGGCGTCGACGGCCGCCTTCACATACGGCCGTTCGTAGACCGTGAGGTCATTCTCACGGGTCTCGTACTCGAAGAGCGCGTCAAGACGCAGTGCGGGCAGCAGGCTGCCGGGCGGGGCCGAGGCCGCGGCCTGCTCGGCGAACGCGAACATCGAGTCGTGCGAGCCACGCCACTTGGCGCACCAGTACTGGAGGGCGCTGCAGTGGGCCCTGTAGTGGTACGGATCGCGGGCTGTGATCTCGGCCCACAAGGCGCGGAATTCGTCGTGCGACCAGCCCAGGCCCAGGGCGATGGAGATCTGGGCGATCCAGGGGCTGGGATCGTCCGGCGCCATCCGCGCGGCTTCCTGGCAGGCGGGCAGCGCCTCGGCCAACAGCCGGTGGAAGCCCTCGAACTGCTCGGCCGAGGTGAGCTTCGCGAGCTTGGCGCCACGGACCTCGCCGGCGATCGTGACCAGCGCGTCGGCGTGTACGAGGGCGGCGGCCGGGTCGTACGGGTACTCGGTACGCCAGGCCTTGAGCCAGGTGTCGTCCTTCGCGGCCGCGTGGGTGAGGATGCCCACCCGGTACCACCTCAGGTCCCAGTCCCGGCCGGCCGCCGCGAGATACGTGGCCGCCTGACGCCAGTCACCGGCGAGGGCGTTCTCCGCTACGGCGTCGGCCTCCGGGTCGGGTCCCGCGAACCTGGTGTCGAGCTGGTTGGCCGGAGCCAGGCCGTACGCGGCGGCGTCGATGACGACGCGCTTGCTCTTCGCCTGCGCTTCGGCTCGTTTGGCGCGGCCCTTGCGGACGTTGCGGGGGAAGGTGACGGCGGCGTAGACGAGTACGCCGGATCCGGCTATGGCGACGAGTGGATTCATCGAGGTCTTCCAAGGAGTCACGGGAGGGGTGGAGATTACAGGGGTGGTCATCGGAGTCGGACACCGGTGAGCAGGCCACGCAGCGGGGCGGTATCGGGCGGATCCGCTGTCGCGGCGTCCAGGGCGACCTTGAGCGCCTGGCCGAAACCGTCGGGCGCCACCTCGCGTACGGCGGGGCCGGCCCAGCACACTTCCCAGGTGACGTGCCCGGCCTCCGCGAGCGCGGACACGGACAGGTGGTACAGGGCGGACCGGAAGGCCGTACGCGCGAACTCCCGGCGCGCTCGGCCGCCGCTCCGCGCGGCCACCTCCGACTTGGGCAGCAGATCGGCGGCTTCGAACCACAGTCCGCGATCGATCATGTCCAGGAGCACGTCCAACTCGGAGCGCGCGCCAACGGCCCAGCCTCGCGCGGCGGCGGCCTGACCCACTGCCGCCCGCAAGGGCCCGGCAAGACGCGTGTGCTTCGCGCGCCGGACACACAGTGCCAGTTCCTGCCAGGCGACACGTCGCGGCTCGGGCTTCGCGGTACCGGGCCACGCGGCTTCCAACTCCACGAGGACGCCGTGCGGTTCACGCAGCAGGGCCAGCGCCCCGCCGCGCGCGACATCGGCCTGCCGCATGTCGTCGGGCAGCGCCTCCATGGCGGCGATCCGCTCAAGGACAGGCGGATGGGAGTCGTACGGCGACGAGGGCTCCGCAGGCGGGTTACGCACCAACTCGGACATCTCTTCCTGGCGTAGGCCGTCGGCGAGGAAGTGGAGCAACCCACCGTGCACTTGCCCGGCGGGCGGCAAGAAACCCTCCGTGCGCCCCATCAGCGCGTAGTGCGCCAGATAGACGTCGTGAGCGCCCTCCAGAGTCGGGAGTTGGCGCAGCGCCGCGATCGCGTTGTCCCGGCCGGCGACATGGGCGGCCACCAGATCGGCGGCGAACTCCTGTCGGCGGCTCACCGCCTGGGTCGCGCGGAGGGAGAACCGGGCGTAGGGGATGAAGACCTTGGCCAGATAGTGATCCGGGCCGTCGGCCGCTCCCTTTCCGCCCTTTCCCTCCTTTCCGTCCTTTCCGTCCTTCGTGCCTTTCGCGCTGTTCCCGCTCAGCGCCAGCACGGTGCGCAGCAGACGGTCACGCGCCGCCCAGACCAACGCCTCCAGTCGGACGTCGCTGTTCGCGTAATGCCCCATTTCATGAGCGAGTACGGCGTCCAACTCTCCTGCGGACAACCCGATCAGCAGCGGAGCGCCGATGTAGAGGCGTCGCTCCCCCGGGACGAGTCCCCACAGCCGGCCACCGTGCTGAACGAGGGCCGTGGCGTCCGCGGTCAGGAGCAACTCCGTCGGCGGCCGGGTCCCCACCTGCTCGGCGATCTCACGTACCCGACGCCAGAGTCCGGGCTGTTCCGCCGAGGTCAGAGGAAGCGCCGCGGGCTGGTTCGCGCGCTCGGCTCTGCGCACGAGAAACACACTCCGCACGACCACCCAGGCGATCGCCACGGAACCGACCAGTCCCTCAAGGACATTGAACGTGAAGAGCTGCCCACTGCGGATGAGAAAAACATCGACGACAGCCAGCACGGCAAGAACAGCCAAGGCCAGCAGGTACTGGCCGACGATCACTCCGAGGGCGAGTGCGGCCCGCACAGAGACGGAGAGAACGCCTCGACCGGGCTTTCCCATGTGACTCCCTGTCATCCAATTCCTCAAAGGGAATTTTCATTGGCCCGAGCATCAAGCGACGCTCAGCATCTCTCCTACGCTTTCAGCCTGCCGGGAGAGAGAAGCAGTCGAAAGCATTGATCCTATGCAGCATCCCGTGCTACCGCACCAGAATCTCTGCGCCCGTCTTCAGGCGATCTTCGACTTTGAACCACGCCGCACACTCAACTGCTCCATCGATACCACACACCCGCGCAGGGAAATTATTGAGAACGAAATACGCAAACCGGAAGGAAGTAATTCCCCACCATACAAACACGCAGAGGCCCACCAGACCGCCTCTCGTCATAGCCTGCGGGCTACCACAAATCATCACCTGTCAAGGTGATCACTACCTAATCTGACTCATCGGTACCATCTCCGTAGACATCAAAAGGTTCACCCGCCAACCAGAGCAACGAACTACCCATCGAACTCTCGACCGACGCAGACCTGCCCAGGCCGGGAGTGGATCCGCACCGTCGAGCTGAATCGACCATGCTAAAAAGATGGCCATTTCGAACCGGAAGGAGGCACGATCTGCATCCGGTTCTCATCGCGCATATCCAATGGCCGCCGTCGGCCGACAACAACCGCAGCATCCTTCCAGGCCTCGCACGCATTGCCCGATCCCGGAACCCACAGTTAGAGCAAGGAGACGTGCCGTCTCGGCGGCTACGGCAAAGGGGTCACGTTGAAGTACCCGTACGCATGTGAAACGTCAGAGGGAAGCCCTTCCGAACCTGCTCGCTCTCAGCGCAGGTCCATGAGGAAGCACGTCGGTCGTGACACCTCTGATGTCCACACACATCACGGCCTGCCCCTTTCGCACGGCCACTGACCGAAACAACCTCAGATGTCAGCCTGCACGGGTACCAGAACCCCAGGCGTAGCAGCAACAACCAGACAGTGGGCGAATCATGTCGTACACGAGGTGAATAACGTCATCAAGTTCACACCAAGAAAGCATCCACGCCGAAATACCCCTCTCGGCTCACCAATCACTCCACCAGGAATGCGGTAAGAGCCAAAGCAAGCCGATCGCTGTATTCATCGCAGAGATCCAACAGTTGACGGCCCATCACGGAGGAGAGTAGATCATCATTTTCGGGCGCAGTCAGGATAGTCTCATGACAGGCACTTTCAACTTCTAGATTCCTGGTGCCGAAATATCCCAAACCATACGAAAGGAAGTGCTGGTCAGCACTACTTAGATAGCGCTCGCGGTCTCCTTCCCCTTCGACCACGGTGAGCGAACTATCCATATACTTGTCAAGGTAGTCGGCCAACTCCCGCGCAAGGTAAATCACCCTGTCGGTTTGGATCTCGCTCAGCTCTCCCAGCGCTTCCCCAAGCATGAGCCAGCCATTAATGGCCTCCAACTGGAAGCTCTCAGTGAACTCCGGCTCGATATCGGACTCAAACAATGGTGCAGAGCGGAGTTCGATGATGGCCTGCTGCAGCCCTCCATTGATCTCCCCATCCATCTGCGCCTGGCCAGTTCGGATCAGGGAATCGACTGCCGCAGGGTCCACTCCCCACTCCTCCGGCATGGCGATCCTGAGGAGTGGCGCCTGCAGTCTGCGTAGAGCAAGGCACGCGGCCTGATTGCGCTGCTTTCGCGACATGGCACGGATCTGAGTCGACAACGTTTCGTCATCCCGCCAGTCCAACTAACTCACCATTCCGTTCACCGATAACCCGCCGCCGCCAAGAAATTCGTCCACGCCTCATGGCCTCGCCAGACGTACATGGACTGCCCTGGAATCTTCGCACTGGTGCCAGGGGTGACTGGTCCAGTCATCTCCGCACCCACCTGGCCGAGGAAGTCCTCACAGCCGTCGGGGGCACAGGCATTGCGCGACACACCACCAGCCACTGGTGTCAGGTCATTTTGCGCCATGTAGTGGACTGCTGTCGCCTCCGCATGAGCCCCTTCCATGTTGGTCGCGATCTCGATGTCCGAACGCCCAAGGGAACTAATGTAGTCAACTTGCGCCTTCTCCAACCCCCGACCAGCACCTGAGACTACGTGGACGAGCGAGCCATCAGCCCTACGGGCAGCAGTCACTGCTGTCGTTCTGAACACGTCTCGCGCAAACGAGCTCGGGATGCTCTGGTGGATGTCGTCAGCAAGGCTCTTGGCTCCTGCTGCGATCTTCTCCGCATCACAGTTGTGGACAAGGACTGACGTGCTGCCAGCCTGCACAAAGTAGGTGTGAAGGCTGCCGATCGTCAGGTCGTACGTAGTGGTGTTCGCGTGGTACAGCCGGACACCGGTGACCTCCGCCGTCCCGGTCGGCGTCTGAAGGACGTCCCCGGCCTTCAGGTCCTTCCCCTCGACGAACGCCGACTGGGTCTCGTCGTAGAACGGGTGGTGGAAGGTCGTCGTCAGGTGCGCGCCCTGCGCATCGGACGAACCGCCCTGGGCAGCCTTGGTGCTCTGCCCAGACGTCGCCGAGGAGACCGCCGCGACCGTCTTGGTCGCTGGTGCCTGATCGGCGCCGTGGCCGTGGCTCGCGCCCAGGGCACCCAGTACCGCTGCCGACGCCGCCAGGCCGAACGCCGCCTTGCGGGCGACCTTCTTGCCCAGGGACTTCGCCCCGGCCTTCACGCCCTTCTTCGCGCCGGCCACCGCCGTCGCCTT
The nucleotide sequence above comes from Streptomyces sp. N50. Encoded proteins:
- a CDS encoding ATP-binding protein; the encoded protein is MPGTEREIEPIAPAPWEYALSIPNDPRAVTVSRRTLRLILTVHGLIGLVDTAELIATELVSNAVRHTDGPADLRVQWAGGVLRIGAWDADPEPPPPSRPLDQLAESEDGRGLALVRACSDQWGWQPLARHGRRGKYVWCELLAVSGESGAPGASAA
- a CDS encoding helix-turn-helix transcriptional regulator, with protein sequence MATKREPTARQMRLAVELRRLREAADLSAREAAALLGVNSVQISQIESGTSGVSEKRLRQLAAHYACTDEEFIDALVEMATDRTRGWWEEYRGLLPTSFLDLSELEHHARFQHHVTILYVPGLLQTEDYARAVFSSRLPELTSDELELRVQHRLARQKGTIPYEAVIHEAALRIRVSNRATSRAQLTRLLQSSEADHITLRVIPFDVDDFAKASSTMTYLGGAVPKLDTVLRDAPHGSLLVDSEAQLSTYRTRFRMVEASSLEPAQSREFIHKLAKEL
- a CDS encoding M48 family metallopeptidase; this translates as MGKPGRGVLSVSVRAALALGVIVGQYLLALAVLAVLAVVDVFLIRSGQLFTFNVLEGLVGSVAIAWVVVRSVFLVRRAERANQPAALPLTSAEQPGLWRRVREIAEQVGTRPPTELLLTADATALVQHGGRLWGLVPGERRLYIGAPLLIGLSAGELDAVLAHEMGHYANSDVRLEALVWAARDRLLRTVLALSGNSAKGTKDGKDGKEGKGGKGAADGPDHYLAKVFIPYARFSLRATQAVSRRQEFAADLVAAHVAGRDNAIAALRQLPTLEGAHDVYLAHYALMGRTEGFLPPAGQVHGGLLHFLADGLRQEEMSELVRNPPAEPSSPYDSHPPVLERIAAMEALPDDMRQADVARGGALALLREPHGVLVELEAAWPGTAKPEPRRVAWQELALCVRRAKHTRLAGPLRAAVGQAAAARGWAVGARSELDVLLDMIDRGLWFEAADLLPKSEVAARSGGRARREFARTAFRSALYHLSVSALAEAGHVTWEVCWAGPAVREVAPDGFGQALKVALDAATADPPDTAPLRGLLTGVRLR
- a CDS encoding DUF397 domain-containing protein — encoded protein: MDNWRKSSYSGEGDGNECVEIASSPAYTHVSVRDSKAPAGATLTFPAGTFAAFVDVLKTTTGDR